The genomic segment TCATATCATCTTTCATATCTGCTATGTGTTCTTTTTGCAAAGAAAAAATCATATCATAAATTTCCTCTAATGTTAAAGTTTGATTGTCATTTCCAAAAAAAGAATCTGCCATAGGTTCTAATAATTTCTGTATATCCGTAATGGATAAAACATTTTTAAAGTAATAAATAAAAACAAGAAAAATCATATGGTCTTTGGAATACTTTTTTTTATTAGAAGGAGGCAATAAGTTATTTTTGCTGTAATTGTTAATCATTGTTTTAGTCAGAATCTTATCGTCTTCATTGCGTTTCATTTTGCTAAGATGTTCATCCATAAAAGTAGTGACTTGGTCCATATAAAGATCAATATTAGGAATATCCTTAGTCGTAATATAATCTAAATTCATCCAATCATCTGTTAGGTCTTTTATAGTCTTTAACAGTTCGTCCATTATACATCACCTCAAAAATAGTTCTAAGGATATTATATAGTATTAAAAACTATATAACAAGTCCGTAGCTGATATCACTTGTAAACATACCTTCCGCTTTTCTACAGGAACAAGTTATTAAAGAAAGTCTAAAATATAAGCTTATAACACCTAAAGTATTATAAAATCGACAAAATACAACAAGAAAACAAAAAAAATAATCTTTTCTAAAAAAAACAACTATGATATACTATAATAAGTTAAAATAAAAAAAGCATAAAAAATTAGCTTATAAAGAATATATTAACTGTTTTAGGCTTATTTCAAAAATAGGATTTTGAACTAATGAAATATTGAAGTAATGTAAGCAATAAGTACTATTTGAAAAATTGCGAGAAAATGGTATAAAAACAATAGGGTTATTATATAAACAGATGAAAATTTAAAATATATTAAAACATAATAAGGGGGATAAAATGAATGTACTGTTAGTATCTGGAAATTTGCAAGTATCAATACTTAGCTACATAGGGAAAAAAGTTCATTGTCTTAATGCTAATCCGCTTATGATATCTGAGTTATATAATCATTTAGAAGGTGTATCTGATGAATTAAAATTAGATGCTATTATAATCAGTAATGAAGGTTTCATAGATAATATAAATGAAGATATTGGACAAGTTTCAAAAGCATTACAGTGGATAGAAAAAAACAAAACAGACACAAGAATAATCGTGATAACCAGTGACGCTTTAATAGAAAAAGAGCTGAAGAAAATAAGTACTACATATGATAATTTAAAAGTTTATAGATGTTACTTTAAAAGAATTCCATTTGAATTTTATGGCAAAATAATTGAAGACAAACAATGGATCATTCAAAAAGACCATAGTAAAGAAATCAAGAAAGAAAAAAAGCAAAAAGAGGAGAAAAGCTCTTTTTTAGAAAGATTTAGGTCAAAGTCAAAAGACAAATCAGAATTAAAGGCTACAGATGAACTGAGTAAACAGTATGATGCTATTAGTAGGGGAATTAGTAAAATCATCGCTGTTACAGGGCATAGGGGAGCAGGATTAACAAGCACAGCTATTAATTTAGCTACTGAAGCTAACAAAAGGGGATTAAGTTCATTTATTATTGATATGGATATTGATTATAGAAGTACAAATATGTATTACAGTACGTTTCATAATCAAACTCAAAAAGAAGAAGAGATGAACGCATCGTTAATAAGGGTGTTAGCAAGACCTCAAGATTACTCAATTATGGCACATAATATAAAAGACAATTTATGGCTCACATCATTAGGGTATGATTTCCAAGACGAAAAATTAATTCAGCAATTTTATAATAGCAATAAACTCATTGGTTTATTGTCTGTTTTGAAAAACAAATTTAATCTAGTCATATTAGATATGCCTATGGATCTATTCAAATATTTTGAAGAAACATTAATGTATATTGATGTATTTGGTCTATGCATAAATAATAATTTGTATTCTATCTTAAGTACTTTGCGCAATTTAGATGTGGTACTTGAACCAAAAAATATTTCATATATTAATGCAAAATCAAAAGTCATTGTTACAAAATATAATGATCAATCAAGATTTAAGAATGAAATATTTGTTCCAAATCAAGTATGTGAGATTTTAACTTCAGGATTGAATGAGAGCTTCTTATACGATGTTAAATTAGCAGGATATATACCATACTCTTCAGGGTTTGATAGTCAGATTGAAACAGATATTCCTATAGTTAATACCAATAAAGAATATGAAAAAGCATATGGCAATGCATTGCTGAGGTTAATGGAGGGGTAAATAAAGTGGATTTAAAGAATGTAAAAAATGTATCGCCGAATAAAAATTTTGTAAAAAAAATACTGTCTTTGACTTTGAGCATCATCATCATAATAATTTCTTTTGTTATCATTTCTAATGCAAATGAAGCAGCTCAAAATACAATAGATGTTATAAGAATAAGGTCAAGAGATGGTA from the Natranaerovirga hydrolytica genome contains:
- a CDS encoding DUF1836 domain-containing protein codes for the protein MDELLKTIKDLTDDWMNLDYITTKDIPNIDLYMDQVTTFMDEHLSKMKRNEDDKILTKTMINNYSKNNLLPPSNKKKYSKDHMIFLVFIYYFKNVLSITDIQKLLEPMADSFFGNDNQTLTLEEIYDMIFSLQKEHIADMKDDMMKKIDLSREAFSDINGKENETLFLFGLISLLNFEAYMKKHLAEKLIDAYFTKEDETEKE
- a CDS encoding AAA family ATPase — encoded protein: MNVLLVSGNLQVSILSYIGKKVHCLNANPLMISELYNHLEGVSDELKLDAIIISNEGFIDNINEDIGQVSKALQWIEKNKTDTRIIVITSDALIEKELKKISTTYDNLKVYRCYFKRIPFEFYGKIIEDKQWIIQKDHSKEIKKEKKQKEEKSSFLERFRSKSKDKSELKATDELSKQYDAISRGISKIIAVTGHRGAGLTSTAINLATEANKRGLSSFIIDMDIDYRSTNMYYSTFHNQTQKEEEMNASLIRVLARPQDYSIMAHNIKDNLWLTSLGYDFQDEKLIQQFYNSNKLIGLLSVLKNKFNLVILDMPMDLFKYFEETLMYIDVFGLCINNNLYSILSTLRNLDVVLEPKNISYINAKSKVIVTKYNDQSRFKNEIFVPNQVCEILTSGLNESFLYDVKLAGYIPYSSGFDSQIETDIPIVNTNKEYEKAYGNALLRLMEG